One window of Gloeothece citriformis PCC 7424 genomic DNA carries:
- a CDS encoding glycosyltransferase family 4 protein, producing the protein MRILVLAWEFPPRIVGGIARHVAELYPELVNLGHEIHLITVEFGQAPAYEVVEGVHIHRVRISPGHDFFHWVVNMNDSMGAYGGKLIAEQGAFDIIHAHDWLVGDAAIALKHYFKIPLVATIHATEYGRYNGLYNETHRYISSKEGTLVYNAWRVIVCSGYMRYEIERALGAPWDKIDVIYNGIRPEKKHRHPNFDPQSFRRRFAEDGEKIVYYVGRMSFEKGVSVLLNAAPRILWEMGGYVKFVIIGGGNTDKLREQAWNLGIWHKCYFTGFMSDDDLDKFQTIADCAVFPSLYEPFGIVALESFAARVPVVVSDTGGFPEVVQHTKTGIVTYTNNPDSLAWGILEVLKNPDYAQWLVDHAYKSLEERFSWPKLAKQTEAVYRLVLHQRQQIYWH; encoded by the coding sequence ATGAGGATTCTGGTGCTAGCTTGGGAATTCCCCCCCAGAATAGTTGGGGGTATAGCGCGTCATGTGGCGGAACTGTACCCTGAACTGGTAAATCTGGGACATGAAATACATTTAATTACTGTAGAATTCGGTCAAGCACCGGCCTATGAAGTCGTCGAAGGAGTTCATATTCATCGCGTGCGGATTTCCCCCGGCCATGACTTTTTTCATTGGGTCGTTAATATGAATGACAGTATGGGAGCTTATGGGGGTAAACTGATTGCAGAACAGGGAGCTTTTGATATTATTCATGCTCATGATTGGTTAGTTGGAGATGCGGCCATTGCTCTTAAACATTATTTTAAAATTCCTCTAGTCGCAACGATTCACGCCACAGAATACGGACGCTACAACGGACTTTATAATGAGACTCATCGCTACATTTCCTCAAAAGAAGGAACATTAGTTTATAATGCTTGGCGAGTGATTGTCTGTAGTGGTTATATGCGCTATGAAATTGAACGAGCATTAGGAGCGCCTTGGGATAAAATTGATGTAATTTATAACGGAATTCGACCCGAAAAAAAACACCGTCATCCAAATTTTGACCCCCAAAGTTTTCGTCGTCGTTTTGCTGAAGACGGGGAAAAAATCGTCTATTATGTCGGTCGTATGAGTTTTGAAAAAGGGGTTTCTGTATTACTCAATGCTGCGCCTAGAATACTCTGGGAGATGGGAGGATATGTTAAATTTGTCATTATTGGTGGCGGGAATACGGATAAGCTGAGGGAACAAGCTTGGAATTTAGGCATTTGGCATAAATGTTATTTTACCGGGTTTATGTCCGATGACGATTTAGATAAATTTCAAACCATTGCAGACTGTGCGGTTTTTCCCAGTTTATATGAACCTTTTGGCATTGTCGCCTTAGAAAGTTTTGCCGCTAGAGTGCCGGTTGTGGTGTCGGATACTGGGGGTTTTCCAGAAGTGGTACAACATACTAAAACTGGAATTGTTACCTATACCAATAATCCAGATTCTTTAGCTTGGGGAATTTTAGAAGTCTTGAAAAATCCGGATTATGCTCAATGGTTGGTTGATCATGCTTAT